The proteins below come from a single Rhizobium etli CFN 42 genomic window:
- a CDS encoding ABC transporter substrate-binding protein has protein sequence MKGYLSGAFALALATVSLAWSSTAMAETKTITFLFTDDDQAYVERMEALSKEFETAHPDVKVNFVSSGYDAVAKQLPVQLAVGEGPDIAKITDWQLAPYYLDMRPYMKDPDGFAKLHGDSLNTLRFPGVNDPNSINGYIASQTFNLPFVNKTLFEQANEPLPKPTATLKEIVEASARVAKATGAQIPFTMDRSGHRFSGAAFSYGANYVKDGKFFFPDDAAKRYITDLYNWTKDGSFPKEMWGAAGGTQYKNMGDEFVNGNVVTYLAGNWMVNPFQKKIADSFDWTAISAPCGDAGCYAMPGGTAIVGFKRTKYPEAVAAFIEFLGSEKVQREIAENYVILTGADIKDPQYKLESKNAKDAMAVFLGSRNSVPQAARDLERLKGSSAVYQLIVQRMSQLIVGELSLDDTFKAMSADVDKINGALAAK, from the coding sequence ATGAAAGGGTATCTATCAGGGGCTTTCGCACTGGCGTTGGCGACTGTTTCCCTCGCTTGGTCCAGCACCGCCATGGCGGAAACCAAGACGATCACCTTCTTGTTCACCGATGACGATCAAGCCTACGTCGAGCGGATGGAAGCGCTGAGCAAGGAATTCGAAACGGCGCATCCGGACGTCAAAGTCAACTTCGTCTCTTCGGGCTATGATGCAGTCGCCAAGCAGCTGCCGGTACAGCTTGCTGTCGGCGAGGGTCCCGACATTGCCAAGATCACCGATTGGCAGCTTGCGCCCTATTATCTCGACATGCGCCCCTACATGAAGGACCCGGACGGCTTCGCCAAGCTGCACGGCGACAGCCTGAACACGCTTCGCTTCCCCGGCGTCAACGATCCGAACTCGATCAACGGCTATATTGCCTCGCAGACCTTCAACCTGCCCTTCGTTAACAAGACGCTCTTCGAACAGGCAAACGAACCGCTTCCGAAGCCGACCGCCACGCTGAAGGAGATCGTCGAGGCCTCCGCCCGCGTCGCCAAGGCGACCGGCGCCCAGATCCCCTTCACGATGGACCGCTCGGGCCATCGCTTCTCGGGTGCTGCCTTCTCCTACGGCGCGAACTACGTCAAGGACGGCAAGTTCTTCTTCCCGGACGATGCAGCCAAGCGCTACATTACGGATCTCTATAACTGGACGAAGGACGGCTCTTTCCCGAAGGAAATGTGGGGTGCGGCCGGCGGAACCCAGTACAAAAACATGGGCGACGAGTTCGTCAACGGCAATGTCGTGACCTATCTCGCCGGCAACTGGATGGTCAATCCGTTCCAGAAGAAGATCGCCGACTCCTTCGATTGGACCGCTATCAGCGCGCCTTGCGGCGATGCCGGCTGCTACGCAATGCCGGGCGGCACCGCGATCGTCGGCTTCAAGCGCACCAAATATCCCGAAGCCGTCGCCGCGTTCATCGAGTTCCTCGGCTCTGAAAAGGTCCAGCGCGAAATCGCCGAAAATTACGTCATCCTGACCGGCGCTGACATCAAGGACCCGCAATACAAGCTCGAGAGCAAGAACGCCAAAGACGCCATGGCCGTCTTCCTCGGAAGCCGCAACAGCGTGCCGCAGGCGGCCCGTGACCTCGAACGTCTCAAGGGATCCTCGGCCGTGTACCAGCTGATCGTCCAGCGGATGAGCCAGCTGATCGTCGGTGAACTTTCCCTCGACGACACCTTCAAGGCCATGAGCGCCGACGTCGACAAGATCAACGGGGCGCTTGCCGCCAAGTAA
- a CDS encoding DUF3422 domain-containing protein — protein MPLGSEHPLRRELHNELHARPSLYFDGDTDVWHIAIIGDNAPPSLPGSLPGLEDVTTTGEGNHGIGRVGDARLKWEAHTEFLTLTFVVPASAEPGSQPPEAFQACCRQIGGKTIAAVRMLVRDEKDGRPLEKPKLDYVASRVGGGDAEVHSNFRLTDSGFVEFLFFNRNLNAYRTGRMVRRFLEIETYRMMALLAMPMARETVSKLSTFDQRLDLLISHMQSAVKVDKALLSEVTRLSSDVLNFSALARHRFGATKAYAEIVASRLSELREERVEQRQRLGTFIDRRFQPAVRSVYAAERRLDELAERVSLAGDLLRTTVQVQLEDQNASLLTSMEERARVQVHIQQAVEGFSVIAITYYTIGLAKICLESISALGVDPHMTKLAVLGAIPLVLFAVWTAVRHVRRSIAGAPHSPAAGGH, from the coding sequence ATGCCACTCGGCTCCGAGCATCCGCTGCGAAGGGAACTTCACAACGAGCTCCATGCGCGCCCGTCGCTTTACTTCGATGGCGACACCGACGTCTGGCACATCGCCATCATCGGCGACAATGCCCCTCCTTCACTGCCCGGTTCCCTGCCGGGATTGGAAGATGTCACCACGACCGGCGAGGGCAACCACGGCATCGGCCGCGTCGGTGACGCCCGGTTGAAATGGGAAGCCCATACCGAGTTCCTTACCCTCACCTTCGTCGTGCCGGCATCGGCAGAACCGGGCAGCCAGCCACCGGAAGCCTTTCAGGCGTGCTGCCGCCAGATCGGCGGCAAGACCATAGCAGCGGTGCGCATGCTGGTGCGCGATGAAAAAGACGGGCGTCCCCTCGAAAAACCGAAGCTCGACTATGTCGCCTCGCGAGTCGGCGGGGGCGATGCGGAGGTGCATTCAAACTTCCGTCTGACGGACAGCGGCTTCGTGGAATTCCTGTTCTTCAACCGCAACCTCAATGCCTATCGCACCGGCCGCATGGTCAGGCGTTTCCTGGAGATCGAAACATATCGGATGATGGCGCTGCTTGCCATGCCGATGGCACGCGAGACTGTCTCAAAGCTTTCCACCTTCGATCAGCGCCTCGACCTCCTGATCAGTCATATGCAGAGTGCGGTTAAAGTGGACAAGGCGCTGTTATCCGAGGTGACGAGGCTCTCCTCCGATGTGCTCAACTTCTCGGCACTCGCCCGCCACCGCTTCGGCGCCACGAAAGCCTATGCCGAGATCGTGGCGAGCAGGCTGTCGGAGCTTCGGGAAGAACGGGTCGAGCAACGACAAAGGCTCGGTACGTTCATCGACCGACGCTTCCAACCCGCTGTGCGCTCGGTCTATGCCGCCGAGCGCCGCCTCGACGAACTCGCCGAACGCGTGAGCCTCGCCGGCGACCTCCTTCGGACCACTGTCCAGGTCCAGCTCGAAGATCAGAACGCCTCACTGCTGACCTCAATGGAAGAGCGGGCGCGCGTCCAGGTGCATATTCAGCAGGCGGTCGAAGGCTTCTCCGTCATCGCCATCACCTACTACACCATCGGCCTGGCGAAGATCTGCCTCGAAAGCATCTCCGCACTGGGTGTCGATCCGCATATGACGAAACTCGCCGTTCTCGGTGCCATCCCGCTGGTCCTCTTCGCCGTCTGGACCGCGGTCCGCCACGTTCGCCGAAGCATCGCCGGCGCGCCGCACAGTCCGGCGGCCGGAGGCCATTGA
- a CDS encoding methyl-accepting chemotaxis protein, with the protein MLHFWNKFGIRAQITAGFVPLILLMSLLTVSAISGMNGLASIFASYRATAGQSLAISDYSDQLHEIQMSVEAFRSTPTQAVVDSFRAGVKAFEADDPRFAGNKDLQSGLATIRQDIAAYGKAFEQIVSLQARRDLLISKVTEFGPWTSIALNDVMRSAWRQNDVALLHMTAETLEALNRSLYFSERFVHSDDFAAYDTAQTALAEAVALNDAAAKAAKNELQKKRLMGAGQLMQNYTARLGDMKELLQASGNIRQTQLNVLAPKIAGEFRDLQATVTGAQKTLDGSVEATVASATSTTLVISGLLIVIGLVLSYFVGRLISSAVRGMAHSMEQLARGDDAIVITGVEHRHELGAMARSLKVFQETGRAKLIAEANAERARLAAEEERLRQEAERLSDAQVMEHAFRQISLGLDALSKGDLSVRVGEVDHRYVRIRDHFNSSVASLEEAIDSVIRAVTTIRSGLAEISTASNDLARRTEQQAASLEETVAALGDVTRGVNGTAEGAGRAQAVVATARTNAEKGGEIVSRAIAAMTEIQNSSSKIGNIISVIDEIAFQTNLLALNAGVEAARAGEAGKGFAVVAQEVRELAQRSANAAREIKELISTSSAQVKTGVELVGESGLSLEQIVEQVTAMNATVADIAVAAREQAASLREVSAAGDQMDKVTQQNAAMVEETTAAAQSLTQETESLAELLRRFKTGNGRASNHRHYAMAS; encoded by the coding sequence ATGTTGCATTTCTGGAATAAATTCGGCATTCGCGCGCAGATCACCGCAGGCTTCGTGCCGCTGATCCTGCTGATGAGCCTGCTGACCGTCAGCGCGATCTCCGGCATGAACGGGCTCGCTTCGATCTTCGCCTCCTACCGCGCCACGGCCGGCCAGAGCCTCGCCATCTCGGACTACAGTGACCAGCTGCACGAGATCCAAATGTCGGTCGAAGCCTTCCGCTCCACGCCGACCCAGGCCGTGGTTGACAGTTTCCGCGCCGGCGTCAAAGCCTTCGAAGCGGACGATCCGCGCTTTGCCGGCAACAAGGACCTGCAGTCTGGCCTGGCGACGATCCGCCAGGATATCGCCGCCTATGGCAAGGCTTTTGAGCAGATCGTCTCGCTCCAGGCCCGTCGCGACCTGCTGATCTCCAAGGTCACCGAATTCGGTCCCTGGACCAGCATCGCGCTCAACGACGTCATGCGCAGCGCCTGGCGCCAGAACGACGTCGCCCTTCTGCACATGACGGCCGAGACGCTGGAAGCCCTCAACCGCAGCCTCTATTTCTCCGAACGCTTCGTGCATTCCGACGATTTCGCCGCTTACGATACGGCGCAGACAGCACTTGCCGAAGCGGTGGCGCTCAATGATGCCGCCGCCAAGGCTGCCAAGAACGAACTGCAGAAGAAGCGCCTGATGGGCGCCGGCCAGCTGATGCAGAACTACACTGCCCGCCTAGGCGACATGAAGGAGTTGCTGCAGGCCTCCGGCAATATCCGGCAGACCCAGCTTAATGTGCTCGCACCGAAGATCGCTGGGGAGTTCAGGGATCTGCAGGCGACGGTGACCGGCGCGCAGAAGACGCTCGACGGTTCGGTGGAAGCAACGGTTGCTTCTGCGACCAGCACGACGCTCGTCATCAGCGGTCTGCTGATCGTCATCGGCCTGGTGCTCTCCTATTTCGTCGGCCGGCTGATTTCCTCGGCGGTGCGCGGCATGGCGCATTCCATGGAGCAGCTTGCCCGCGGCGACGACGCCATCGTCATCACCGGCGTCGAGCACCGGCACGAACTCGGCGCCATGGCGCGCTCGCTGAAGGTTTTCCAGGAAACCGGACGCGCCAAGCTGATCGCCGAAGCCAATGCCGAGCGCGCCCGCCTTGCCGCCGAAGAAGAGCGGCTGCGCCAGGAAGCCGAGCGGCTTTCCGACGCGCAGGTGATGGAGCATGCCTTCCGCCAAATCTCGCTCGGTCTCGATGCGCTCTCGAAGGGTGATCTCTCCGTGCGCGTCGGCGAAGTCGACCATCGTTACGTCAGGATCCGCGATCACTTCAACAGCTCGGTCGCAAGTCTCGAGGAAGCGATCGACTCCGTCATCCGTGCGGTCACGACCATCCGCTCCGGCCTTGCGGAAATCTCGACCGCCTCCAACGATCTCGCCCGCCGTACCGAGCAGCAGGCGGCTTCGCTTGAGGAAACTGTCGCGGCGCTGGGCGACGTCACCCGCGGCGTCAACGGAACGGCGGAGGGCGCCGGCCGCGCCCAGGCCGTGGTGGCGACGGCCCGCACCAATGCGGAAAAGGGCGGCGAGATCGTCTCGCGAGCCATCGCCGCGATGACGGAAATCCAGAACTCCTCGTCGAAGATCGGCAACATTATCAGCGTCATCGACGAGATCGCCTTCCAGACCAACCTGCTGGCGCTGAATGCCGGTGTCGAGGCGGCGCGTGCCGGCGAGGCCGGCAAGGGCTTCGCCGTCGTCGCCCAGGAAGTTCGCGAGCTCGCTCAGCGCTCGGCCAATGCGGCACGGGAGATCAAGGAACTGATTTCCACCTCCTCGGCACAGGTCAAGACCGGCGTTGAGCTGGTGGGTGAATCCGGTCTCTCGCTCGAACAGATCGTCGAGCAGGTCACGGCTATGAACGCGACCGTCGCCGACATCGCCGTCGCCGCCCGCGAGCAGGCGGCCAGCCTGCGCGAGGTCTCGGCCGCCGGCGACCAGATGGACAAGGTAACGCAGCAGAACGCCGCGATGGTCGAGGAAACCACGGCCGCCGCCCAGAGCCTGACGCAGGAAACCGAGAGCCTCGCCGAGCTGCTGCGGCGCTTCAAGACAGGCAACGGCCGGGCATCGAACCACCGCCACTACGCGATGGCGTCGTAA
- a CDS encoding substrate-binding domain-containing protein, translating into MKTATLASIALAMSVTVANAQTIGVSMSDLDKFRTALLNGVVNHGQTISGLKLVTENAKGDNELQKKQVQKLIADKVDAIILAVSDGDLGPQMTKMAADAGIPLVYINNVPSNLLDLPENQVVVASNEKESGTLETKQVCALLTGKGRVAVLMGEPFHAAARARTQDISDVIATPECKGLEIVERQAAYWSRDYADLQMQEWLSAGVKFDAVIANNDEMALGAIRAMKKAGIPMKDVVVAGVDATDDALAAMTAGDLDVTILQSAVGQGAAAVDAAVKLVNKEKVPRENNVPFELVTPQNIAQYLPKSQ; encoded by the coding sequence ATGAAAACCGCCACGCTTGCATCCATCGCCTTGGCGATGTCGGTCACTGTCGCGAATGCGCAGACGATCGGCGTCTCAATGTCCGATCTCGATAAATTCAGAACGGCGCTGCTGAACGGCGTCGTCAACCACGGGCAGACAATATCAGGCCTCAAGCTCGTCACCGAAAACGCGAAGGGCGACAACGAGCTGCAGAAGAAGCAGGTTCAGAAGCTGATTGCCGACAAGGTCGATGCCATCATCCTGGCCGTTTCCGATGGCGATCTCGGGCCGCAGATGACCAAGATGGCGGCGGATGCCGGCATTCCGCTGGTTTACATCAATAACGTCCCATCCAATCTTCTGGATCTTCCCGAAAACCAGGTGGTGGTCGCCTCCAACGAGAAGGAATCCGGCACGCTGGAGACAAAGCAGGTCTGCGCTCTGCTCACGGGCAAGGGCCGTGTCGCCGTGCTGATGGGCGAACCCTTCCACGCGGCCGCCCGCGCCCGCACCCAGGACATCTCCGATGTCATCGCCACGCCCGAGTGTAAGGGCCTTGAAATCGTCGAGCGGCAGGCGGCCTATTGGTCGCGCGATTATGCCGACCTGCAGATGCAGGAATGGCTTTCGGCCGGCGTCAAATTCGATGCCGTTATCGCCAACAATGACGAGATGGCGCTTGGCGCGATCCGCGCCATGAAGAAGGCCGGCATCCCGATGAAGGACGTCGTCGTCGCCGGCGTCGACGCGACTGATGATGCGCTCGCTGCGATGACGGCCGGCGATCTTGATGTCACCATTCTCCAGAGCGCCGTCGGGCAGGGGGCGGCGGCAGTCGACGCGGCCGTCAAGCTCGTCAACAAGGAGAAGGTGCCGCGCGAAAACAACGTTCCCTTCGAACTCGTCACCCCTCAGAACATTGCCCAATACCTGCCGAAGAGCCAGTGA
- a CDS encoding carbohydrate ABC transporter permease, giving the protein MTTDPTLRHSHSVSAGRRRILRRIGTFFSYAGLSLVALLFLFPFFWMVSNAVRSNTEVLTVPVRILPEEYQWGNFVEALVSLPFGAFLMNSFIVACGVTAVVLVISCLSAYAFARLRFPGREGVLLTYLSTLMIPQVMLVIPLFLLVSKLGWINTYHGMILPVAFSSFGTFLLRQFILGIPKDLDEAAMMDGASRLRILITVIVPLAMPAIGLLSLFTFIAQWKSFLWPLIATSGLDKATLPLGLTLFQTQQGTSWNYIMAGATISMVPGVILAIVLQRVIYKGITVGSGFGGR; this is encoded by the coding sequence ATGACGACTGACCCGACCTTGCGGCATTCGCATTCCGTCTCTGCAGGTCGGCGCCGCATCCTGCGGCGCATCGGCACCTTCTTCAGCTATGCCGGCCTTTCGCTGGTCGCGCTGCTCTTCCTCTTTCCGTTCTTCTGGATGGTGTCGAATGCGGTGCGCTCCAATACCGAAGTGTTGACCGTGCCGGTGCGCATTCTGCCTGAGGAATATCAGTGGGGCAATTTCGTCGAGGCGCTGGTTTCGCTGCCCTTCGGCGCCTTCCTGATGAATTCCTTCATCGTCGCCTGCGGCGTGACGGCGGTCGTGCTCGTGATTTCCTGCCTCTCGGCCTATGCTTTTGCCCGCCTGCGGTTTCCCGGACGGGAAGGGGTGCTGCTCACCTATCTCAGCACGCTGATGATCCCGCAGGTGATGCTGGTCATCCCGCTCTTCCTCCTCGTCAGCAAGCTCGGCTGGATCAACACCTATCACGGCATGATCCTGCCGGTCGCCTTCTCTTCCTTCGGCACCTTCTTGCTGCGGCAGTTCATCCTCGGCATTCCCAAGGATCTCGACGAGGCGGCGATGATGGACGGGGCGTCGCGCCTACGCATCCTTATCACCGTCATCGTACCGCTTGCCATGCCGGCAATCGGCCTGCTCTCGCTCTTCACTTTCATCGCGCAGTGGAAAAGTTTCCTCTGGCCCCTGATCGCCACCAGCGGCCTTGACAAAGCCACGCTGCCGCTCGGGCTCACTCTGTTCCAGACGCAGCAGGGCACCTCCTGGAACTACATCATGGCCGGCGCGACAATATCCATGGTGCCGGGCGTCATTCTCGCGATCGTGCTCCAAAGGGTGATCTACAAGGGGATAACCGTCGGCTCCGGATTTGGTGGACGCTGA
- a CDS encoding carbohydrate ABC transporter permease: MSESAVAEITLQTGQPRRLLKPETQTAMLFLLPSFLGFMIFMALPILASLALSFTNWQLLKTPSFVGFQNYIKLFAVDPAFYTVLGNTLFFAVEYLALNIIVSLTLAVWISSLKRCKAIFRVIFFLPTFTPTIAASVVWLLIFTPGGLADNVIRWLGLGLPNFLLSSSWAMQAVVLVTLWANVGYNVVMFNAALDLVPKHYLEAAMIDGAGPWRRFWRIRLPLISPTVFFATVMTAITSLQVFDEIFAMTRGGPGSATATLGFAIYQKGFTNFQMGYASALAWVMFVMIMGLTILQFHMQRKWVHYDD, translated from the coding sequence ATGTCGGAAAGCGCCGTTGCCGAAATTACCCTGCAGACCGGTCAGCCACGGCGCCTCCTGAAGCCGGAAACGCAGACGGCCATGCTGTTCCTGCTGCCGAGTTTCCTCGGCTTCATGATCTTCATGGCGCTGCCGATCCTGGCGTCGCTGGCACTGTCCTTCACCAACTGGCAGCTGCTGAAGACGCCGTCCTTCGTCGGCTTTCAAAATTATATCAAGCTCTTCGCCGTTGATCCCGCTTTCTACACCGTCCTCGGAAATACGCTGTTTTTCGCCGTGGAATATTTGGCACTGAACATCATTGTCTCGCTGACGCTGGCGGTATGGATATCGAGTCTCAAGCGCTGCAAGGCGATCTTCCGGGTGATCTTCTTTCTGCCGACCTTTACCCCGACGATCGCAGCCTCCGTGGTGTGGCTGCTGATCTTCACGCCGGGCGGGCTCGCCGACAACGTCATCCGCTGGCTCGGCCTCGGCCTGCCGAATTTCCTGCTGAGTTCGAGCTGGGCCATGCAGGCGGTCGTGCTCGTCACGCTCTGGGCCAATGTCGGCTACAACGTCGTGATGTTCAACGCCGCGCTCGACCTGGTACCGAAGCACTATCTCGAGGCGGCGATGATCGATGGGGCAGGGCCCTGGCGGCGCTTCTGGCGCATCCGGCTGCCGCTCATCTCGCCGACGGTCTTCTTCGCCACCGTCATGACGGCCATCACGTCGCTGCAGGTTTTCGACGAGATTTTCGCCATGACCCGCGGCGGCCCAGGCTCGGCGACCGCGACACTCGGCTTTGCCATCTATCAGAAGGGCTTCACCAATTTCCAGATGGGCTATGCCTCGGCGCTCGCCTGGGTGATGTTCGTCATGATCATGGGCCTCACCATCCTGCAGTTCCACATGCAGCGCAAATGGGTGCATTATGACGACTGA
- a CDS encoding ABC transporter substrate-binding protein produces MKVLKKTLLLAAVGGSLFATTASAEQINLTWQMWTGSEADTKGWQHLADMVNAKYPDIKVTLTTTGWVDYWTRLPVLAASGQLADIVSMQSLRMPNFYSLLEPLNDRIAADKFDVGAFTPSIIGGMSVDKQLYGLPYDVGPWVVYYNRDALEAAGIPLPKPGWTLAEFSDVAKKLTKDGKYGFGITPQNYSVLAAAWGDKYVNDAGELDLTNPSAIAAADRVIGFAAKDKIAPLVPSSADVGTFIQGRFNSGNVAMYVDGPWSIIGMKDKAKFKIGLTTLPREDDKDLAAVTAGSGFGIATTSKNKDAAWKAIQVLTSPEALQYLAEQGRALPARSASQSSWYKVAAKDITNGGEALDYSLAHSVPYVITNNWAAVENLFNQYFPPAFGGSADAKQTMESIQSLAQQ; encoded by the coding sequence ATGAAGGTTCTGAAGAAAACGCTTTTGCTTGCCGCAGTCGGCGGCAGCCTCTTTGCCACAACAGCATCGGCCGAGCAGATCAACCTGACCTGGCAGATGTGGACCGGTTCCGAGGCCGATACCAAGGGCTGGCAGCACCTGGCCGACATGGTGAATGCCAAATACCCCGATATCAAAGTGACGCTGACGACGACGGGCTGGGTCGATTACTGGACCCGTCTGCCCGTGCTGGCGGCGTCGGGCCAGCTCGCCGACATTGTTTCCATGCAGTCGCTGCGCATGCCGAATTTCTATTCGCTGCTCGAGCCGCTGAATGACCGGATCGCGGCCGATAAGTTCGACGTCGGCGCTTTTACGCCATCGATCATCGGCGGCATGTCGGTCGATAAGCAGCTTTATGGTCTACCCTATGACGTTGGTCCTTGGGTCGTCTATTATAACCGCGATGCGCTTGAAGCTGCGGGCATTCCGCTGCCGAAGCCGGGCTGGACGCTCGCGGAATTTTCCGACGTCGCCAAGAAGCTGACGAAAGACGGCAAGTACGGCTTCGGCATCACTCCGCAGAACTATTCCGTCCTGGCGGCGGCTTGGGGTGATAAATATGTCAACGATGCCGGCGAGCTCGACCTTACCAATCCCAGCGCCATTGCCGCCGCCGACAGGGTGATCGGCTTTGCCGCCAAGGATAAGATCGCGCCGCTGGTGCCGTCGAGCGCCGATGTCGGCACATTCATCCAGGGCCGGTTCAATTCGGGCAATGTCGCTATGTATGTCGATGGTCCCTGGTCGATCATCGGCATGAAGGACAAGGCGAAGTTCAAGATCGGCCTCACCACCCTGCCGCGCGAAGACGACAAGGACCTTGCCGCGGTTACGGCGGGCTCCGGCTTCGGCATTGCCACGACGAGCAAGAACAAGGATGCCGCCTGGAAAGCGATCCAGGTGCTGACCAGTCCGGAGGCACTGCAATACCTCGCCGAGCAAGGGCGCGCGCTGCCGGCCCGCTCGGCCTCGCAATCCTCCTGGTACAAGGTGGCGGCCAAGGACATCACCAATGGCGGCGAGGCGCTCGATTATTCTTTGGCGCATTCGGTGCCCTATGTGATCACCAACAATTGGGCGGCGGTGGAAAACCTTTTCAACCAGTATTTCCCGCCGGCCTTCGGCGGCAGCGCCGACGCCAAGCAGACGATGGAGTCGATCCAGAGCCTCGCGCAGCAATAG
- a CDS encoding alpha-L-fucosidase has translation MTISERQPGKHAWFSHDRLGMFIHWGLYALGARHEWLKNREELNDDHYQRYFENFDPDLYDPKAWARRARRAGMKYVVVTTKHHEGFCLWDSKVTDYKAPNTPCGKDLLTPLVEAFRAEGLKIGFYYSLLDWHHPDFPIDVHHPLRNHPEAAALNAGRNIANYAAYMREQVRELLTGFGRIDIIWFDFSYPGREYRGLPGKGRADWESERLLELVRQLQPEIIVNNRLDLPPGKLPDVTTPEQYTPRVAPAIASQGVLWEACHTFSGSWGYHRDEDSWKSPEQIIQLLIDSVALGGNLLMNVGPTGRGTFDARAIAALEVYQNWMEVNGRSIYGAGPSEFPVPAGCRYTQRGNRLYLHVYNWPYRHIHIEGLADRIAYAQFLHDASEVRWLSQTKDVDSNIGVMVPEGMITLELPVRRPDVTVPVIEIVLKA, from the coding sequence GTGACAATTTCGGAACGCCAGCCGGGCAAGCACGCCTGGTTCAGCCATGATCGCCTTGGCATGTTCATCCATTGGGGCCTTTATGCTTTGGGAGCCCGGCATGAGTGGTTGAAGAACCGCGAAGAGCTGAACGACGACCACTACCAGCGCTATTTCGAGAATTTCGATCCCGATCTCTACGATCCCAAGGCCTGGGCGCGCCGCGCGCGGCGTGCCGGCATGAAATACGTCGTGGTGACGACCAAGCACCACGAAGGCTTCTGCCTCTGGGACAGCAAGGTGACGGACTATAAAGCGCCGAACACGCCCTGCGGCAAGGATCTGCTGACGCCGCTGGTCGAAGCGTTTCGCGCCGAGGGGCTGAAGATCGGCTTCTACTATTCGCTGCTCGACTGGCATCACCCCGATTTCCCGATCGACGTTCACCACCCCTTGCGCAACCACCCCGAGGCCGCGGCGCTGAATGCCGGTCGCAACATCGCCAATTATGCCGCCTATATGCGCGAGCAGGTGCGCGAGCTTCTGACCGGCTTCGGTCGCATCGACATCATTTGGTTCGATTTCAGCTATCCCGGCCGCGAATATCGCGGCCTGCCAGGCAAGGGCCGCGCCGATTGGGAAAGCGAGCGGCTGCTCGAACTTGTTCGCCAGCTGCAGCCCGAAATCATCGTCAACAACCGCCTCGACCTGCCGCCGGGCAAGCTGCCCGACGTGACGACGCCTGAGCAGTATACGCCGCGCGTGGCACCCGCCATCGCCAGTCAGGGTGTGCTCTGGGAAGCCTGCCACACCTTTAGCGGCTCATGGGGCTATCACCGCGACGAGGACAGCTGGAAGAGCCCGGAGCAGATCATCCAGCTGCTGATCGATTCCGTCGCGCTCGGCGGCAACCTCCTGATGAATGTCGGCCCCACTGGCCGCGGCACCTTCGACGCCCGCGCCATCGCCGCGCTCGAGGTCTACCAGAACTGGATGGAGGTCAATGGGCGCTCGATCTATGGCGCCGGTCCGTCCGAATTTCCCGTGCCGGCCGGCTGCCGCTACACCCAACGTGGCAACCGCCTCTATCTGCATGTCTACAACTGGCCTTACCGCCACATCCATATCGAGGGCCTCGCCGACAGGATCGCCTATGCCCAGTTCCTGCACGATGCCAGCGAAGTGCGCTGGCTCAGCCAGACGAAGGACGTGGATTCCAATATCGGCGTGATGGTGCCGGAGGGCATGATCACGCTCGAACTGCCGGTCCGGCGACCTGATGTCACTGTCCCGGTGATCGAGATCGTCCTCAAGGCGTGA